In Gossypium raimondii isolate GPD5lz chromosome 12, ASM2569854v1, whole genome shotgun sequence, a single window of DNA contains:
- the LOC105763957 gene encoding probable L-gulonolactone oxidase 6, with protein MPAIPMLFSNKFNVLLLWKCLCLLVVLVGCNPPGEPVKCSTKDSNCTVTNSYGMFPDRAICRAGNVAYPTSEQELVSIVSAATKSKRKMKVVTHFSHSIPKLVCPDGQDGLLVSTKNLNRVLKTDTEAMTMTVESGVTLRQLIKEAAKAGLALPYAPYWWGLTIGGLLGTGAHGSSLWGKGSSVHDYVVEMRIVSPAKAEDGYAKVWVLNERDKDLDAAKVSLGVLGVISQVTFKLQPLFKRSITYVRKDDTDLGDEAVTFGKLHEFADIFWYPSQRKAIYRIDDRVPINVSGNGVYNFTPFRSTLSLVLALVRSSEETQESSGDAEGKCLNAKLVTSTLQSSVYGLTNNGAIFTGYPVIGFHNRLQSSGTCLDSLEDSLITACPWDPRIKGEFFHQTTFSIGLSVVKSFIQDVQKLVSMDPKSLCGLELYNGILMRYVKASTAYLGKQEDAIDFDITYYRSKDPMAPRLYQDVLEEIEQMALLKYNALPHWGKNRNLVFDGVMKRYKNGGEFLKVKNKYDPWGLFSSEWTDQVLGLRNGVIVLKEGCALEGLCICSQDVHCAPSKGYLCKPGKTFPDARVCARVNTKT; from the exons ATGCCAGCTATACCAATGTTGTTTTCAAACAAGTTCAATGTGCTTCTCCTATGGAAATGCCTCTGTCTATTAGTTGTTTTAGTGGGTTGCAATCCCCCAGGGGAGCCCGTCAAATGTTCCACCAAAGATTCCAACTGCACCGTCACAAACTCTTACGGCATGTTCCCCGACCGAGCCATTTGCCGAGCGGGGAACGTGGCTTACCCGACGTCAGAACAAGAGCTGGTTTCGATCGTATCGGCGGCAACTAAAtccaaaaggaaaatgaaagtgGTCACACATTTCTCTCACAGCATTCCCAAGTTGGTCTGTCCCGACGGCCAAGATGGGTTGCTTGTTAGCACCAAGAACCTTAACCGTGTATTGAAAACCGACACGGAGGCAATGACGATGACTGTGGAGAGCGGTGTGACGTTGAGGCAACTGATTAAAGAAGCAGCTAAGGCTGGTTTAGCATTGCCTTACGCACCGTATTGGTGGGGACTGACCATTGGTGGCCTTTTAGGTACAGGCGCTCATGGGAGCTCCTTGTGGGGGAAGGGGAGTTCAGTTCATGATTACGTTGTGGAGATGAGAATTGTAAGCCCTGCAAAAGCTGAAGATGGATATGCTAAGGTGTGGGTGTTGAATGAGAGAGACAAAGATCTCGATGCAGCTAAGGTTTCGCTTGGAGTTCTTGGGGTAATCTCACAG GTCACATTCAAACTTCAACCTCTTTTCAAAAGATCCATTACTTATGTGAGGAAGGATGATACAGATTTGGGAGATGAAGCTGTGACTTTCGGCAAACTCCATGAATTTGCAGACATATTTTGGTACCCCAGTCAACGAAAGGCGATCTATAGAATCGATGATCGGGTCCCCATTAATGTATCCGGGAATGGTGTTTATAATTTCACTCCATTTCGCTCCACTCTTTCGCTTGTTTTGGCTCTTGTTCGATCTTCAG agGAAACTCAAGAATCCTCAGGAGATGCTGAAGGGAAGTGCCTCAATGCAAAGCTAGTGACGTCTACACTTCAGTCGTCTGTTTATGGCTTAACAAACAACG GTGCAATTTTTACGGGCTATCCAGTGATAGGATTCCACAACCGTCTCCAATCATCGGGAACTTGTCTAGACAGCCTCGAAGACTCATTGATCACCGCATGCCCTTGGGACCCCAGAATTAAAGGCGAGTTCTTTCACCAAACTACGTTTTCCATCGGTTTATCGGTTGTGAAAAGCTTCATCCAAGACGTGCAGAAGCTAGTATCAATGGACCCCAAATCACTATGTGGGCTAGAACTTTACAATGGGATCCTCATGCGCTACGTTAAAGCTTCCACCGCTTACTTGGGCAAGCAAGAAGACGCCATAGATTTCGACATCACCTATTACAGGAGCAAAGACCCCATGGCTCCTAGGCTTTACCAAGACGTGTTGGAAGAGATCGAACAAATGGCGTTGTTGAAATACAATGCTTTGCCGCATTGGGGGAAGAACCGGAACCTAGTGTTCGATGGGGTGATGAAGAGATACAAGAATGGTGGAGAGTTCTTGAAGGTTAAAAATAAGTATGATCCATGGGGATTGTTTTCGAGTGAGTGGACTGACCAGGTTCTTGGGCTGAGAAATGGGGTCATCGTATTGAAAGAAGGGTGCGCTTTGGAAGGATTGTGTATTTGTTCCCAAGATGTTCATTGTGCTCCAAGCAAAGGCTATTTGTGTAAGCCTGGGAAAACTTTTCCAGATGCAAGAGTGTGTGCTCGTGTAAATACTAAGACTTAA